From Strigops habroptila isolate Jane chromosome 1, bStrHab1.2.pri, whole genome shotgun sequence, a single genomic window includes:
- the AZIN1 gene encoding antizyme inhibitor 1 yields the protein MKGFLEDANYSIGLLDEGATLADVIDNCIYEHTHTGKRAFYVGDLGKLVKNNIQWQNVMAPIKPFYPVRCNSTPGVLEILGTLGVGFACSSKSEMALVQDLGISPENIIYTNPCKQASQIKYAAKAGINIMTCDNDIELKKIARNHPHAKLLLHIATEDITADEEMNMKFGTSLKNCRHLMECAKELGVQIVGVKFHVSGSCKELQTYIHAISDARCVFDMAEEFGFKMNMLDIGGGFTGSELQLEEVNHIIRPLLDVYFPKESGVNVIAEPGCYYVSSAFTLAVNIIAKKTVEYDKLLPSGVEQTRNDDEPVFTYYINDGVYGSFASKLSEKLNTIPEVHKKYKEDEPLFASSLWGPSCDELDQIVENCLLPELSVGDWLIFDNMGSGTLGEQSTFNDYQRPLIYYMMSFSDWDEMQDAGIASDTLMKNFFFVPSCIQLSPEDRFSTAA from the exons ATGAAAGGATTTCTTGAGGATGCAAATTACTCCATTGGTCTGTTGGATGAAGGAGCAACTCTTGCAGATGTTATTGACAACTGTATTTATGAACACACTCAT ACTGGAAAAAGAGCATTTTATGTTGGTGATCTTGGAAAGCTTGTAAAGAATAACATACAATGGCAGAATGTGATGGCACCAATAAAACCATTTTATCCTGTAAGATGCAATTCTACTCCAGGTGTACTTGAAATTTTGGGAACCCTTGGCGTTGGATTTGCATGTTCCAGTAAA TCCGAAATGGCATTGGTACAAGACTTGGGCATTTCTCCTGAAAACATAATATATACAAATCCTTGCAAGCAGGCTTCTCAGATAAAGTATGCAGCGAAAGCTGGGATAAACATCATGACTTGTGACAATGATATTGAGCTGAAGAAAATTGCACGTAACCATCCACATGCTAA GCTCTTACTGCACATTGCCACAGAAGACATTACTGCTGATGAGGAGATGAATATGAAGTTTGGCACCAGCCTGAAGAACTGTAGGCACCTCATGGAATGTGCTAAGGAGTTGGGAGTCCAAATAGTTGGTGTCAA atttcatgTTTCAGGCTCTTGCAAGGAACTGCAAACGTACATTCATGCTATATCTGATGCTCGGTGTGTGTTTGACATGGCT GAAGAATTTGGCTTTAAGATGAACATGTTGGACATTGGTGGGGGCTTCACAGGCTCAGAACTTCAGCTGGAAGAG GTTAATCACATCATCAGGCCACTGCTGGATGTCTACTTTCCTAAGGAGTCTGGTGTTAATGTGATTGCAGAGCCCGGGTGTTACTATGTCTCATCTGCATTTACACTGGCAGTTAACATCATTGCAAAGAAGACTGTTGAGTATGATAAACTTCTTCCTTCTGGAG TGGAGCAAACCAGGAATGATGATGAACCAGTATTTACGTATTACATAAATGATGGTGTTTATGGTTCTTTTGCAAGTAAATTGTCTGAGAAACTGAATACTATCCCAGAGGTTCACAAG AAATACAAGGAAGATGAGCCTCTGTTTGCAAGCAGCCTTTGGGGTCCATCCTGTGATGAGCTTGATCAAATTGTGGAAAACTGTCTTCTTCCTGAGTTGAGCGTTGGAGATTGGCTGATCTTTGATAACATGGGTTCTGGTACCTTAGGTGAACAGTCTACCTTTAACGACTATCAGAGGCCACTGATTTACTACATGATGTCTTTCAGTGACTG GGATGAGATGCAAGATGCTGGAATTGCTTCAGACACATTgatgaagaacttcttctttgtGCCTTCATGCATTCAGCTGAGCCCAGAAGACCGCTTTTCCACTGCAGCTTAA